The genomic interval CGCCCGGGACGGAAAGCCGTACAGCTCCAAGGCGTCCTCGCGAACGACGGTATGCACGTACAGCGAAAGCTCCTGTCCGGGTTCCGGGAGGCGCTCCAGGACCGGACCCGCGGCCTGAACAGTATATCCCACCCCCCCGGGAGTCAGCAGCAGGCAGCTTCCAGCCCGCAATTCAAGTAGCGTACCCCGCAGATAGCCGATCATGCGCCCGCCGTAAGCTGCCCCGTCCGGGTCTTAAGGTGCCGCCAACGGCGGAGGTTCACATGGCAGATTGCCGCGGCCAGAGCATCGCTGCTGTCCTTGGACCAATCAGGACGCTTGCCCAGGAGCTGTCCGACCATGAATGCAACCTGGGACTTGTCCGCCCGGCCGGCACCGACCAGGGTCTTCTTGATCAGGGTCGGCTCATAGGCAAAGACCGGAAGCTGGTGGCCTGCGCAGGCCACCAGGGCCGCTCCCCTGGCTTGCCCCAGCTTCAGGGCGGAAGAGGTGTTTTTGGACACGAAGACGTCTTCAACCGCCGCCTCGTCCGGGCAATACTCGGTTATAAGGCGGCTGAGCTGCGCATGTATGGCCCCCAGGCGGTCGCTGAGAGGAAGATCTGCCTGCGGCCGGACCGTCCCGGTCCGGATCAAGGACAGCTGCCCGGATTCTTCACAGACCAGCCCGTACCCGGTACATCGGCTGCCGGGGTCCAAGCCCAGGACGGTTATCCGTTCCCCGGCCACCCTTTAGGCCTCCATTTTGGCATAGAGCTCATCCGGGATCTCGAAATTGGCATGCACCTTATGCACATCGTCGTGCTCATCCAGCTG from Desulfovermiculus halophilus DSM 18834 carries:
- the ruvC gene encoding crossover junction endodeoxyribonuclease RuvC — its product is MAGERITVLGLDPGSRCTGYGLVCEESGQLSLIRTGTVRPQADLPLSDRLGAIHAQLSRLITEYCPDEAAVEDVFVSKNTSSALKLGQARGAALVACAGHQLPVFAYEPTLIKKTLVGAGRADKSQVAFMVGQLLGKRPDWSKDSSDALAAAICHVNLRRWRHLKTRTGQLTAGA